The region AGAAAGGTATATTCAAACACCCAATTACGGGCTACCTCACCATCGGCCAAACCCTCTCCTTTCTGCAAGACCACTTCATCCATCACAAGCGCATCATGCAGGCTCAGAAGGAGCTCCTCGTAAAATAGACTCTGTATATTTTATTATATATCAATACAGTACAGCGTTACGTGTAAAGTAACAGTCAATCCAAAGCAGTAAATGTTTCAACAGAACTTAAGGCTTGGGAAGGTGTGAAAACATCCCGATTTTGCGTTTACCCCACCCCCACTGTCCATTATCTCCTTCTTCCGGTCCTCTCTTCCAAATAAAGTATAACCCCCATCCTCCCCCAAAAGTATAAAGCCTGGTACTGCAGCAGATTAATGAAGTTTAAGTATGGAGGACAACCATCTGGGGGTAGACTATGGCTCCAAACTAGCCGGCACTACCACTGCGGCGATGGTGCAGCAGGGCGAGCTGCACGTATGGCAGAGCGATAAGGGGAAAGATGCCGATGTATGGCTGCAGGACCTGGTTGTCCGGCTGAAGCCAGGGGTAGTGTACATAGATGCGCCGCTCACGCTCCCGAAAGTCTACAGCATGGAGGCATATGCGCCCGACTCCGATTTTTTTTACCGGCAGGCCGACCGCGACGTGCAGGCCATGTCGCCGATGTTTCTTGGCGGTCTTACGGCCCGGGCAATCAGGCTCAGAACACAACTCGCCGCAAGCGGGATTGCCATGCTGGAGACCTACCCGGCGGAGGCGGTAAGGCTGTTGCTCCCGCAGCTGCAGGGCTATAAAAAAGACCCCGCCGCCCTTCCGGCCTATGCGGAAATGCTGCAGGGCCTGCTGAAGTATAAGTTACAGCAGCCTCCCCATAACTGGCATCAACTGGACGCCATACTTGCCTGGACCTCAGGCTACAGACATAATACAGGAGAATCTATACTTTATGGGGATGCAAGAGAGGGACGCATTATCGTATAGAGCGGTTTCTACATATCGGCGGCTGTCTCGAGGGTGCGGAACTCCATCTGCAGGGCCTTTATCTTCACCTCTGTATCGGTTGGGATATTACCATTGATATCGTCTTTGCGCTCATTAAGTTTTTCGAGCACCCGCTCGGCCATTTCCCAATCCTCATTGTCCCAGCTATCTTTCTGCGCCCTTACGTTTTCCAGGAGGGCAATATATACCTCCCGCACATTCGTTTCGTTTAGGCTGTCCAGGTCGGCCCACTGCCCCAGCAACCGCTGTTCCCACTCCGCCAGGTCCTCTCCCGTTACATGACGCTGGTACTCCTCATCAGCGTTCCGAAACTCTTGCTTCAGGCTTTGGTAGTCCTGCCTCAGCTCAGCGGAAAAGTTATCCTGCTTACGGTCCAGCTCCTCGGTGCGGGTTTTAAAGTCTTCACGGGCACGTTTCCAGTCTTCCTCCGTGCGTTCGGCCACATTAGAGGTGGCATTGCTCACCCAAGCCCTAAAATCCGCCAGATCGTCTTCTACCTGCTGCTCTCTGGTAGCGGAACAGGAGCTGGCCACTAAACTTATCGTAAAAAGTATGGTCGTTAAGATTCGAAAAGTCCTCTTCATATTATATCGCTGGTTTGATGGTTTCATTCGCTTTATTACGCAAGATTTGCCATATAAGATATTAAAAGTCAATATAGAACATCTTCCTTATTAAACTTTACCTTCCAATTGTTTCCGGACTACTTGTTGGTTTTCAGAACTTAAAAGGATTACAACCCTGCTTCCTAGCGTGCGTAGAAAAGAACAGAAGCGAGAAATCATAAAAAATAAACGCAGAGGATAATTTTTACATTTGATTCTTCACCCATAAGTATAACCCCTAGGGGTGACTGACTGCAATAGCTTATACTTCGAGTATGCATTAATACCGCACAAGTGAAGTATAAGCTATTTACTTTTTGGCCTCCAGCACCAGGTATTGGCCGCTCATCGCCATGAACCGCAGCACCAGCTTCTCATCGGCCAGTTCCTGCACCTCCCAGCGCGGTAACATGGTGCTCAGAAGGGACCGGCCATCCACCTGTCTTGTCTGCATACTGATGTACCTGTCGGGAGCCCTGTACTCCCAACGCCCCTCCTCTATACTTCCTGCGTCCGCCACCCCAAAATGCCGGCTTAATGTATAGGTGCCATTCGCGCGAAAGGTCAGTTCGATTTCCTCCTGCGGATGCACTGGCTCCAGCTCGCCTTTGTGTGCATAAAACTGCTCGCGCAACACCCAGGTTTTGGAAAGCATGGCAACTGTATCTTCCTGCTGCACCAGGACTGGCGGCAAAACAGGGCCGAACTTTAACGCTGGGTTTACAGTAAGAGTGAGGTACAAAATCAGTGTTGAAAACATAGATCAGGGACTTTGGTCTGTACAAGTATAACTTACGCAAAACGAAGTTTTTGCGTGCAAGCGCTGCAAGAAAAAATGGAAAACAAACAAGTAAGACACGAGGAGTTTATGCGGGAGGCGATCAGCCTTTCGATAGAGAAAATGAAGGAAGGCTACGGCGGGCCTTTCGGGGCGGTGAT is a window of Pontibacter kalidii DNA encoding:
- a CDS encoding DUF429 domain-containing protein; the protein is MEDNHLGVDYGSKLAGTTTAAMVQQGELHVWQSDKGKDADVWLQDLVVRLKPGVVYIDAPLTLPKVYSMEAYAPDSDFFYRQADRDVQAMSPMFLGGLTARAIRLRTQLAASGIAMLETYPAEAVRLLLPQLQGYKKDPAALPAYAEMLQGLLKYKLQQPPHNWHQLDAILAWTSGYRHNTGESILYGDAREGRIIV